One stretch of Candidatus Saccharibacteria bacterium oral taxon 488 DNA includes these proteins:
- a CDS encoding nucleotide exchange factor GrpE: MTKSKAKKTEDLEQQLGELTLDLQRTRADFENYRKRVEAEKQSAHQMGQAKSVMKLLPVIDTIERAIANVPEELADNAWAKGVAGLNKQLDKQLKEIGLEQIDAKPGTVFNPELHQAIQFDESAEGDKEVIAEELRAGYTLDGVVIRDAMVKVTRQSSESPQADVKVNADVSEK, from the coding sequence ATGACGAAGAGTAAGGCTAAAAAAACTGAAGATTTGGAGCAGCAGTTGGGCGAGTTGACGTTGGATTTGCAGCGGACGCGGGCGGATTTTGAGAACTACCGCAAGCGTGTCGAGGCGGAAAAACAGTCAGCGCATCAAATGGGTCAGGCTAAGTCAGTGATGAAGCTGCTGCCAGTGATCGACACGATTGAGCGAGCGATTGCCAATGTGCCGGAGGAACTAGCGGATAACGCCTGGGCGAAAGGTGTGGCTGGCCTGAATAAACAGCTTGATAAGCAACTGAAAGAAATCGGCCTCGAGCAAATCGACGCTAAACCCGGCACAGTATTTAATCCTGAACTACACCAAGCTATTCAATTTGACGAATCAGCAGAAGGCGACAAAGAAGTGATTGCTGAGGAACTACGTGCTGGCTATACACTAGACGGCGTAGTAATTCGCGACGCGATGGTTAAAGTGACGCGCCAGTCATCGGAATCACCGCAGGCGGATGTCAAAGTAAACGCTGACGTATCAGAGAAATAA
- the dnaJ gene encoding molecular chaperone DnaJ — protein MSKRDYYEVLGVSKTASEDEIKKAFRKAAVKYHPDKEGGDEAKFKEVNEAYEVLRDKQKRQRYDQFGHAGVGGAAGGGFGGNPFEGFGGFGGQDIHFDFGGGGFGDIFSQFFGGGATSSQGGARRGRDVETNVTLSFEEAVFGAEKNLNVTLDTECEHCHGDGVEPGHSLKTCDDCKGSGQQTRVMNSIFGQIQQAVTCPTCHGRGKVPEQNCSVCGGKGTTRQRQEITVKIPAGIDDGATIRLRDRGEAVQGGPRGDLYVHIRVKAHKKFTREGDIILSEEHISMVEAALGTEIDVETVDGTVRMKIPAGTQSGTDFKLSGHGVPHLRDDSRGPHIVGVIVDTPTKLSKKQRELLEQFDGARRRGLFS, from the coding sequence ATGAGTAAGCGCGATTATTATGAAGTGTTAGGTGTGTCGAAAACCGCCTCTGAGGATGAGATCAAGAAGGCTTTTCGTAAGGCAGCGGTCAAGTACCACCCCGACAAAGAAGGCGGCGATGAAGCCAAATTCAAGGAGGTCAATGAGGCGTATGAAGTCCTAAGAGACAAACAAAAGCGCCAGCGCTACGATCAGTTTGGTCATGCTGGCGTTGGCGGCGCGGCAGGCGGTGGCTTTGGTGGTAATCCGTTCGAAGGCTTTGGCGGGTTTGGCGGCCAAGATATCCACTTTGATTTTGGTGGCGGCGGTTTTGGCGACATTTTCAGTCAATTTTTCGGTGGCGGCGCGACTAGTTCACAGGGTGGTGCGCGGCGTGGTCGTGATGTTGAAACTAATGTGACTCTGAGTTTTGAAGAGGCGGTGTTTGGCGCAGAAAAGAATCTCAATGTGACCTTGGACACCGAGTGCGAACATTGTCATGGCGATGGCGTCGAGCCAGGCCATAGTCTAAAAACCTGCGATGACTGCAAGGGTTCTGGTCAGCAGACTCGCGTCATGAACTCGATTTTTGGACAAATTCAGCAGGCGGTCACCTGTCCAACCTGTCATGGCCGCGGCAAGGTCCCAGAGCAAAACTGTTCAGTCTGTGGCGGCAAGGGTACAACTCGCCAGCGCCAGGAGATTACGGTCAAGATCCCAGCCGGCATTGATGATGGCGCGACGATCCGCCTGCGTGATCGCGGTGAAGCAGTTCAGGGCGGCCCGCGCGGCGATCTATACGTTCACATTCGTGTCAAGGCGCATAAGAAGTTCACTCGTGAAGGCGACATTATCCTGTCGGAAGAGCATATCTCGATGGTTGAGGCAGCGCTGGGAACGGAAATTGATGTCGAAACTGTGGACGGCACGGTGCGAATGAAAATCCCAGCCGGCACCCAGTCGGGGACTGATTTTAAGTTATCAGGCCACGGCGTGCCACACTTACGCGATGACTCGCGCGGCCCGCACATTGTTGGCGTCATCGTTGATACGCCAACCAAACTGAGCAAGAAGCAGCGTGAACTACTGGAACAGTTTGATGGTGCGAGGAGGCGCGGACTGTTTTCGTAA
- a CDS encoding CYTH domain-containing protein, which translates to MKQTAIINSEIKARCTDQEAVRHYLREHGADFKGTDHQIDTYFHVPEGRLKLRQGPIENNLIFYQRADTDGPKQSTINLSPVAPDSTIGEVLTAALGVRVVVDKQREIYFIDNVKFHIDTVQGLGNFVEIEAIDTDGKRNAEQLEQQCSYYMRELGNQGYGFSGWLV; encoded by the coding sequence ATGAAACAGACAGCAATTATCAATTCAGAAATTAAGGCTCGGTGTACCGATCAAGAGGCAGTGCGCCACTATCTACGTGAGCATGGCGCAGACTTTAAGGGGACTGACCATCAAATTGACACGTATTTTCATGTACCCGAGGGGCGCCTGAAATTGCGCCAGGGGCCGATCGAAAATAACCTTATCTTTTATCAGCGGGCGGACACCGACGGGCCAAAACAATCGACTATCAACTTATCACCCGTGGCGCCAGACTCAACTATTGGTGAGGTGCTAACGGCGGCACTCGGTGTACGTGTGGTTGTCGATAAGCAGCGCGAGATTTACTTCATCGACAATGTCAAGTTTCATATCGACACTGTTCAGGGCCTCGGGAATTTTGTCGAAATTGAAGCTATTGATACCGACGGTAAACGAAACGCCGAGCAGCTGGAGCAACAATGCTCATACTACATGCGTGAGCTTGGTAATCAAGGCTATGGATTTAGTGGTTGGCTCGTATAG
- a CDS encoding transcriptional regulator — translation MTERQQAILAAIIEQYAEIAAPVGSVTLAKLFGVSSATIRSEMAKLEEMGFIEAPHTSAGRIPTDKGYRVYVNGITDAQMTELPSGIDRSARAIEAHVNSHVDTSDRAIRSAVDSLVELTGNFGFASFGTHLYMNGMTQLFSQPEFVEGGHVQAIAGLIDNIEPWLHEAAPNQPLNVFIGSENPIGKSSGATLIISKFRSQFSDDSYIGVIGPTRQNYRRTMELVRRTGAMLEEVL, via the coding sequence ATGACCGAACGTCAACAGGCTATCTTGGCCGCCATCATTGAACAGTACGCTGAAATTGCGGCGCCAGTTGGCAGCGTGACGCTAGCCAAGTTGTTTGGCGTATCCAGCGCCACCATTCGCAGCGAAATGGCTAAGCTTGAGGAAATGGGTTTTATTGAGGCGCCGCACACCAGCGCTGGGCGAATTCCTACCGACAAAGGGTACCGCGTGTATGTCAATGGCATCACCGACGCGCAGATGACCGAGCTGCCGAGCGGTATCGATCGCAGTGCGAGAGCGATCGAAGCGCATGTCAATTCGCACGTTGATACGTCCGACCGAGCAATTCGTAGCGCCGTTGACAGCTTGGTGGAGTTGACGGGTAACTTTGGTTTTGCGTCGTTTGGTACGCACTTGTATATGAATGGCATGACGCAGCTGTTTTCTCAGCCAGAGTTTGTCGAGGGCGGACACGTGCAGGCGATTGCCGGGTTGATTGATAATATCGAGCCGTGGCTGCATGAAGCAGCGCCGAACCAGCCGCTGAATGTGTTTATTGGCAGTGAAAACCCGATTGGTAAAAGTAGTGGCGCTACGCTGATTATTAGTAAATTCCGCTCGCAGTTTAGTGATGATAGCTATATCGGTGTCATCGGCCCGACGCGGCAAAATTACCGCCGAACGATGGAGCTGGTTAGGCGAACCGGTGCGATGTTAGAGGAGGTATTGTAA
- the dnaK gene encoding molecular chaperone DnaK — MGKIIGIDLGTTNSAFAYMLAGKPEVIANAEGNRTTPSVVAINKKGERLVGQVAQRQRVTNPKNTIYGVKRFIGRKFDDKEVQKDRGLMPFKIVKKGAGVAVEMGGKEYTPEEVSAMILGKIKADAEAFLGEKVTEAVITVPAYFDDSQRQATKDAGKIAGLEVKRIINEPTAAALAYGLEKGKNDETIVVFDLGGGTFDVSILELGDGVFEVKATNGDTHLGGEDFDNVIVNYFLDDFKSKEGIDLRKDNAAMQRLKDEAEKAKKELSTVTEYEVNIPFITADADGPKHFELSLTRAKLEDLVKDLLARLDGPVEKALKDAKLSKSDIQNVVMVGGMTRMPAVVERVKKLFGKDPMQGVNPDEVVAVGAAIQGGVLAGDVKDVLLLDVTPLSLGIETMGGVSTKLIERNTTVPTSKSEVFSTAADNQPQVEIHVLQGEREFANDNKSLGRFVLDGIAPAPRGVPQIEVTFNIDANGILNVTAKDKGTGKEQSITIQNSGNMSKEDIEKAQKEAELHADEDKKKRETVDAKNQLENAIYQAKKMPDEFKDKISDDDKKAIDEAVKEAEKHKDADDKDELEAAAKALQDAIMPIGAKMYQQAAEDNKAGESKDDKKSDKDEPVEGEVVDEK; from the coding sequence ATGGGTAAAATTATCGGAATCGACCTCGGTACAACCAACAGCGCCTTTGCGTACATGCTGGCGGGTAAGCCAGAAGTTATCGCTAACGCTGAGGGCAATCGTACGACGCCATCAGTGGTAGCGATTAATAAAAAGGGCGAACGCTTGGTTGGGCAAGTAGCGCAGCGTCAGCGTGTGACTAATCCAAAGAACACAATTTATGGTGTCAAGCGCTTTATTGGCCGTAAGTTTGATGACAAAGAAGTCCAAAAAGACCGTGGCCTCATGCCGTTTAAGATCGTCAAGAAAGGTGCGGGTGTGGCCGTGGAAATGGGTGGCAAGGAATACACGCCAGAAGAAGTTTCAGCCATGATCCTCGGCAAAATCAAGGCCGACGCCGAGGCGTTCCTGGGCGAAAAAGTCACCGAAGCCGTCATCACCGTGCCAGCCTACTTTGACGATTCGCAGCGTCAGGCGACCAAGGATGCTGGTAAAATTGCCGGTCTGGAGGTCAAACGTATCATCAATGAGCCAACGGCAGCTGCTCTGGCGTACGGCTTGGAGAAGGGTAAAAATGATGAAACCATCGTGGTGTTTGACCTCGGTGGTGGTACCTTTGACGTTTCCATTCTGGAACTTGGCGATGGCGTGTTTGAGGTGAAAGCGACCAATGGTGACACCCACCTGGGCGGTGAGGACTTTGACAATGTTATCGTTAATTACTTCCTGGATGACTTTAAGTCTAAAGAAGGCATTGATCTGCGTAAAGACAATGCAGCCATGCAGCGCCTGAAGGACGAAGCCGAAAAGGCTAAGAAGGAGCTATCAACGGTTACTGAATATGAAGTCAATATTCCGTTCATTACCGCTGACGCTGACGGGCCAAAGCACTTTGAGCTGAGCCTGACGCGGGCCAAGCTGGAAGATTTGGTGAAAGATCTGTTGGCGCGCCTTGACGGTCCAGTCGAAAAAGCGCTCAAAGACGCCAAACTCTCTAAATCAGACATCCAAAACGTGGTGATGGTTGGCGGTATGACTCGTATGCCAGCAGTGGTTGAGCGGGTGAAGAAGCTGTTCGGCAAAGACCCAATGCAAGGCGTTAACCCAGACGAAGTGGTGGCAGTTGGTGCAGCTATTCAGGGTGGTGTGCTAGCTGGTGATGTTAAGGATGTGCTGCTTCTGGACGTAACACCATTGAGCCTCGGTATCGAGACGATGGGTGGTGTGTCAACCAAGCTGATTGAGCGTAATACCACAGTGCCAACCAGTAAGTCAGAAGTATTCTCGACCGCCGCTGACAATCAGCCGCAAGTGGAGATCCACGTCTTGCAGGGCGAGCGTGAATTCGCCAATGACAATAAGAGCTTGGGTCGCTTTGTGCTTGATGGTATCGCACCAGCACCACGTGGTGTGCCACAGATTGAAGTGACGTTCAATATTGACGCGAATGGCATCCTCAACGTCACCGCCAAAGATAAAGGCACCGGCAAGGAGCAATCGATTACCATCCAAAACTCTGGCAACATGAGTAAGGAAGATATCGAAAAGGCGCAAAAAGAAGCCGAGCTGCACGCTGACGAGGACAAGAAAAAGCGTGAGACTGTTGACGCTAAAAACCAGCTAGAAAACGCCATTTATCAGGCAAAGAAAATGCCAGATGAGTTCAAGGATAAAATTTCTGACGACGACAAGAAGGCGATTGACGAAGCGGTCAAGGAAGCAGAAAAGCACAAAGACGCTGACGACAAGGACGAACTAGAAGCGGCAGCCAAAGCACTACAGGACGCTATCATGCCAATTGGCGCCAAAATGTACCAGCAAGCCGCTGAGGACAACAAGGCTGGCGAGTCGAAGGACGACAAAAAGTCTGACAAAGACGAGCCAGTCGAAGGCGAGGTGGTTGACGAGAAATAA
- a CDS encoding DUF1704 domain-containing protein: MSIASEIAPRQPRTIEEIINPHNLPEAGFQSYTELVNNALDQREDFIAGKFRNPRFEHRRLRDMSALDKGVIALGRAREEATDREPDSVFREAIGSSLAFRMAEMEYVKLLGQLEFLHHEGGNQEELSEVQEQARQLGHELYGQPQPEIRDAALNELWNILDSKTYHPTAQVLYDELANGFTWQGQEMSAMLRAEDDEARLPRFEDNQALEWAGEQIIEHNADIQALVQELWGQKVKECGEEYVCGPADIVEAFQAVINLRDPDHTSGVTVKLVENKTALSWESPEMAVVVGGKRAPIKTSDELFRKVLHEFGVHGQRSINGLKTKLPVLGMGLFTDTPRPDYLTFEEGLATTVEEMIGDTVPKWTAAKLGHYINISLAEQGADFRTVFETAWRYRLLGKLKDNQEVTQEMIDKEQRMAYGSCVRIFRGTQPDMADRQPGVALLTFNKDLAYLEGRVLAMRHLESLYANQDVDGATRLFAGKYDPTNPEQQELMMRALAA; the protein is encoded by the coding sequence ATGAGTATAGCGTCTGAAATAGCACCGCGCCAACCGCGAACGATTGAAGAGATTATTAATCCTCACAATCTTCCTGAAGCCGGGTTTCAGTCGTATACAGAACTTGTTAATAATGCGCTCGATCAGCGAGAGGACTTTATCGCTGGGAAGTTTCGTAATCCTCGCTTTGAACACCGGCGTCTTCGCGATATGTCGGCACTAGATAAGGGTGTTATAGCACTTGGTCGAGCTCGTGAAGAGGCGACTGATCGTGAGCCTGACTCAGTATTCCGTGAGGCGATTGGTTCGTCGCTTGCGTTTCGCATGGCGGAAATGGAATATGTGAAGTTGCTCGGTCAGCTAGAGTTTTTACATCATGAAGGGGGAAATCAAGAAGAGTTGAGTGAGGTGCAGGAGCAAGCTCGACAGCTTGGTCATGAATTATACGGTCAGCCGCAGCCAGAGATTCGTGATGCGGCGCTTAATGAGCTGTGGAATATACTAGATAGCAAAACCTATCACCCGACCGCACAGGTTTTGTACGATGAGTTAGCGAATGGCTTTACCTGGCAGGGTCAAGAGATGTCGGCGATGCTCCGTGCTGAAGATGATGAAGCACGACTTCCTCGCTTTGAGGATAATCAGGCATTGGAGTGGGCTGGTGAGCAGATTATTGAGCACAATGCTGATATTCAGGCGCTGGTGCAGGAGTTATGGGGCCAGAAAGTCAAAGAATGTGGTGAAGAATATGTATGCGGTCCAGCTGATATCGTCGAAGCGTTTCAAGCAGTGATCAATCTGCGCGACCCTGATCATACCAGCGGCGTAACGGTGAAGCTAGTAGAAAATAAGACTGCGCTATCTTGGGAATCTCCAGAGATGGCAGTGGTGGTTGGTGGGAAGCGAGCGCCGATCAAGACAAGTGATGAGCTGTTTCGTAAGGTACTACACGAATTTGGAGTACATGGGCAGCGTTCAATCAATGGACTGAAGACAAAGCTACCGGTCCTCGGGATGGGTTTGTTCACTGATACTCCACGACCAGATTACCTGACCTTTGAAGAGGGGCTGGCGACGACGGTTGAGGAAATGATTGGTGATACTGTGCCGAAATGGACAGCTGCAAAACTTGGCCACTACATTAATATCTCGCTGGCGGAGCAGGGTGCAGATTTTCGCACGGTGTTCGAGACAGCGTGGCGATATCGTCTACTTGGGAAGTTAAAGGATAATCAAGAGGTGACGCAGGAGATGATAGATAAAGAGCAGCGAATGGCATATGGGTCCTGTGTAAGGATCTTCCGTGGCACGCAGCCTGATATGGCGGACCGCCAGCCTGGGGTAGCGCTGCTAACCTTTAATAAAGACCTCGCTTATCTTGAGGGGCGTGTTCTGGCAATGCGACATTTGGAGAGTCTATACGCTAATCAGGACGTTGATGGAGCTACTCGTCTCTTTGCTGGTAAATATGATCCGACTAACCCCGAGCAGCAAGAGTTGATGATGAGGGCGCTTGCGGCGTAG